From a single Scylla paramamosain isolate STU-SP2022 chromosome 28, ASM3559412v1, whole genome shotgun sequence genomic region:
- the LOC135114743 gene encoding zinc finger protein 629-like isoform X6 → MTDELLSLKWNNHKSTFADILTILRDQEVFIDVTLACGGKQYPAHKFVLSTCSDYFKEMFTKNPCKHPIVFMKDVSARDLEALLDFMYRGEVNVPHHNLASLIKTAEGLQVKGLAVPDDPVQLRKAEPRSREPRETHTPRPPPEPSASPPPKKKRTRELEHVSERMTTLYGNMSPHHEPNSPYDLSQKSSSSSVSQSDNLHNDTAAPNPMSPDQPPSHQQTVHHHHHLANKENSPDDTKRVSSTPQPPTPQPLPPKSPLPLAPSEVNCQEKSHEEADPMPGPSWRPVATKPEDEVIVKEDVSLEEEDEDWGHESGPGSDLGDASSGGEHHCMDHPHTCSNSSLPSSLDPALGRPPPHALSEQLLGHGLICPICQKEFKVLGSLKRHYRSHINFKPYICDICGKRFTLNQYLIEHRRTHTGERPYKCHVCGKSFAQTGTLYHHVRNVHQVSWTEKADKS, encoded by the exons ATGACGGACGAGCTTCTGTCACTCAAGTGGAACAATCACAAGTCCACTTTCGCAGACATCCTCACAATACTCAGGGatcag GAGGTATTCATTGACGTCACACTGGCGTGCGGGGGCAAGCAGTACCCTGCCCACAAGTTCGTGCTGTCAACATGCAGCGACTACTTTAAGGAAATGTTCACCAAGAACCCCTGCAAACACCCCATTGTCTTCATGAAGGATGTGTCAGCGAGGGACCTGGAGGCATTACTAGACTTTATGTACCGTGGGGAGGTCAATGTTCCTCACCACAACCTTGCTTCCCTCATCAAGACTGCTGAGGGGCTCCAGGTCAAGGGTCTAGCTGTCCCTGATGACCCAGTCCAGCTCAGAAAGGCCGAGCCCCGCAGCAGGGAGCCCAGGGAGACCCACACCCCCAGGCCGCCCCCGGAGCCCTCAGCAAGTCCCCCTCCCAAGAAGAAACGCACGAGGGAGCTGGAGCATGTCTCGGAAAGAATGACTACTCTGTATGGCAACATGTCGCCTCATCACGAACCCAACAGCCCTTATGACTTGTCCCAAAAGTCATCCTCGTCATCGGTGTCTCAGTCGGATAACCTTCACAATGACACCGCTGCCCCCAATCCCATGTCCCCAGACCAGCCGCCCAGCCACCAGCAaactgtccaccaccaccaccaccttgccaATAAGGAGAACTCACCAGATGACACTAAGAGAGTCTCCAGTACACCCCAGCCCCCTACTCCACAGCCCCTGCCCCCCAAATCCCCCCTCCCTCTTGCGCCTTCAGAGGTCAACTGCCAGGAAAAGTCCCATGAGGAGGCTGACCCCATGCCGGGCCCTTCCTGGCGACCCGTTGCAACCAAGCCAGAAGATGAAGTG ATTGTGAAGGAGGACGtctcactggaggaggaggatgaggactgGGGACATGAAAGTGGCCCTGGGAGTGACCTTGGGGACGCGAGTAGTGGGGGTGAGCATCATTGCATGGACCACCCCCACACATGCTCCAACTctagtcttccctcctcccttgatCCTGCTCTG GGTCGCCCACCTCCTCATGCCCTTAGCGAGCAGCTGCTGGGTCATGGGCTCATATGTCCCATCTGCCAGAAGGAATTCAAAGTGCTGGGCTCACTGAAGCGGCACTATCGCAGTCACATTAACTTTAAGCCTTACATATGTGATATATGCGGGAAACGTTTTACTCTGAATCAGTACTTGATAGAGCACAGACGGACCCACACAGGAGAGAGACCTTACAAATGCCATGTGTGTGGCAAGAGTTTTGCGCAGACAGGCACGCTCTACCACCATGTCAGGAATGTTCACCAAGTTAGCTGGACAGAGAAAGCGGACAAAAGCTAG
- the LOC135114743 gene encoding zinc finger protein 629-like isoform X3 encodes MVQSVDMPLFYYNRINTMTDELLSLKWNNHKSTFADILTILRDQEVFIDVTLACGGKQYPAHKFVLSTCSDYFKEMFTKNPCKHPIVFMKDVSARDLEALLDFMYRGEVNVPHHNLASLIKTAEGLQVKGLAVPDDPVQLRKAEPRSREPRETHTPRPPPEPSASPPPKKKRTRELEHVSERMTTLYGNMSPHHEPNSPYDLSQKSSSSSVSQSDNLHNDTAAPNPMSPDQPPSHQQTVHHHHHLANKENSPDDTKRVSSTPQPPTPQPLPPKSPLPLAPSEVNCQEKSHEEADPMPGPSWRPVATKPEDEVIVKEDVSLEEEDEDWGHESGPGSDLGDASSGGEHHCMDHPHTCSNSSLPSSLDPALGRPPPHALSEQLLGHGLICPICQKEFKVLGSLKRHYRSHINFKPYICDICGKRFTLNQYLIEHRRTHTGERPYKCHVCGKSFAQTGTLYHHVRNVHQVSWTEKADKS; translated from the exons ATGGTTCAGAGTGTGGACATGCCCCTATTTTATTACAATAG AATAAACACGATGACGGACGAGCTTCTGTCACTCAAGTGGAACAATCACAAGTCCACTTTCGCAGACATCCTCACAATACTCAGGGatcag GAGGTATTCATTGACGTCACACTGGCGTGCGGGGGCAAGCAGTACCCTGCCCACAAGTTCGTGCTGTCAACATGCAGCGACTACTTTAAGGAAATGTTCACCAAGAACCCCTGCAAACACCCCATTGTCTTCATGAAGGATGTGTCAGCGAGGGACCTGGAGGCATTACTAGACTTTATGTACCGTGGGGAGGTCAATGTTCCTCACCACAACCTTGCTTCCCTCATCAAGACTGCTGAGGGGCTCCAGGTCAAGGGTCTAGCTGTCCCTGATGACCCAGTCCAGCTCAGAAAGGCCGAGCCCCGCAGCAGGGAGCCCAGGGAGACCCACACCCCCAGGCCGCCCCCGGAGCCCTCAGCAAGTCCCCCTCCCAAGAAGAAACGCACGAGGGAGCTGGAGCATGTCTCGGAAAGAATGACTACTCTGTATGGCAACATGTCGCCTCATCACGAACCCAACAGCCCTTATGACTTGTCCCAAAAGTCATCCTCGTCATCGGTGTCTCAGTCGGATAACCTTCACAATGACACCGCTGCCCCCAATCCCATGTCCCCAGACCAGCCGCCCAGCCACCAGCAaactgtccaccaccaccaccaccttgccaATAAGGAGAACTCACCAGATGACACTAAGAGAGTCTCCAGTACACCCCAGCCCCCTACTCCACAGCCCCTGCCCCCCAAATCCCCCCTCCCTCTTGCGCCTTCAGAGGTCAACTGCCAGGAAAAGTCCCATGAGGAGGCTGACCCCATGCCGGGCCCTTCCTGGCGACCCGTTGCAACCAAGCCAGAAGATGAAGTG ATTGTGAAGGAGGACGtctcactggaggaggaggatgaggactgGGGACATGAAAGTGGCCCTGGGAGTGACCTTGGGGACGCGAGTAGTGGGGGTGAGCATCATTGCATGGACCACCCCCACACATGCTCCAACTctagtcttccctcctcccttgatCCTGCTCTG GGTCGCCCACCTCCTCATGCCCTTAGCGAGCAGCTGCTGGGTCATGGGCTCATATGTCCCATCTGCCAGAAGGAATTCAAAGTGCTGGGCTCACTGAAGCGGCACTATCGCAGTCACATTAACTTTAAGCCTTACATATGTGATATATGCGGGAAACGTTTTACTCTGAATCAGTACTTGATAGAGCACAGACGGACCCACACAGGAGAGAGACCTTACAAATGCCATGTGTGTGGCAAGAGTTTTGCGCAGACAGGCACGCTCTACCACCATGTCAGGAATGTTCACCAAGTTAGCTGGACAGAGAAAGCGGACAAAAGCTAG